The following coding sequences are from one Musa acuminata AAA Group cultivar baxijiao chromosome BXJ1-6, Cavendish_Baxijiao_AAA, whole genome shotgun sequence window:
- the LOC135676690 gene encoding protein NUCLEAR FUSION DEFECTIVE 6, mitochondrial-like, translated as MIVAVAARRLLCRSLSLRPTVAARIGASRPSLRPLPRSRPAATASRFPRSPVETSFCLESLLPIHNATASALMTSMLTISRRGSGWLSEAGKMVYDDYPVGPSNYLVSELPAY; from the exons ATGATCGTTGCCGTCGCCGCCCGTAGGTTGCTCTGCCGGTCGCTTTCCCTCCGGCCCACTGTTGCTGCGAGGATCGGGGCCTCCCGCCCTTCCCTCCGCCCGCTCCCCAGGTCGAGGCCGGCGGCCACTGCCTCTCGGTTCCCAAG GTCTCCCGTTGAGACAAGCTTCTGTTTGGAGTCCCTGCTGCCGATACACAACGCCACGGCCTCGGCATTGATGACATCAATGCTCACCATTTCCCGCAGAGGTTCTGGGTGGCTTTCTGAAG CTGGCAAGATGGTGTATGATGACTATCCAGTGGGTCCAAGCAATTATTTGGTTTCAGAACTTCCTGCTTATTAA
- the LOC135676688 gene encoding fasciclin-like arabinogalactan protein 12, translated as MASSSVSAVLSFATLLLLTAPLVRSQPAAAPPAPAGPLNLTAILVKGGNFNSFIRLLQQTRVDEQLNSQLNNSFNGLTVFAPTDNAFGGLKAGTLNSLNQQQQVELVLYHVLPRYYSLTIFQTASNPLPTQASGKTGVFKLNVTTTTNNQANVSTGVVETPINTPLYSEFPLAVYPVEKVLLPFEIFGPQPPAAAPAPSTKKPNSPPSSSSGEGADSPSEGSTGSGASLKGREVGWSFIAAVGVLGIAAGNLL; from the coding sequence ATGGCCTCGTCATCAGTCTCCGCGGTGCTCAGCTTCgccacattgcttctcttgaccgCGCCCCTGGTGCGATCCCAGCCGGCCGCCGCTCCGCCGGCCCCTGCTGGACCGCTCAACCTCACCGCCATCCTCGTCAAGGGCGGGAATTTCAACTCCTTCATACGCCTCCTGCAGCAGACGCGGGTGGACGAGCAGCTCAACAGCCAGCTCAACAACAGCTTCAATGGCCTCACCGTCTTCGCCCCCACCGACAACGCCTTCGGCGGTCTCAAGGCCGGCACGCTCAACAGCCTCAACCAGCAGCAGCAGGTCGAGCTCGTGCTCTACCACGTCCTCCCGCGCTACTATAGCCTGACCATTTTCCAGACCGCGAGCAACCCGCTGCCGACGCAGGCGTCGGGGAAGACCGGCGTGTTCAAGCTCAACGTGACCACCACGACGAACAATCAGGCCAACGTCTCCACCGGCGTCGTCGAGACGCCCATCAACACTCCGCTCTACTCCGAATTCCCCCTCGCCGTCTACCCCGTCGAGAAGGTGCTGCTGCCGTTCGAGATCTTCGGCCCACAGCCTCCGGCAGCGGCCCCAGCGCCGTCGACGAAGAAACCCAACTCCCCACCTTCCTCGTCGTCCGGAGAAGGTGCTGATTCGCCCTCCGAGGGCAGCACCGGTTCCGGGGCGAGCTTGAAGGGAAGGGAAGTAGGGTGGAGCTTCATCGCGGCGGTTGGTGTCTTGGGCATTGCAGCTGGTAATCTTCTGTAG